The Epinephelus lanceolatus isolate andai-2023 chromosome 14, ASM4190304v1, whole genome shotgun sequence genome has a window encoding:
- the LOC117251387 gene encoding gamma-crystallin M3-like, translating into MGKIIFYEDRNFQGRSYECMSDCADMSSYLSRCHSCRVESGCFMVYDRPNFMGNQYFMRRGEYADYMSMMGMSGGIRSCRMIPMHRGQFRMRIYERENFGGQMHELMDDCDNIMDRYRMSDCQSCHVMDGHWLMYEQPHYRGRMMYLRPGEYRSFRDMGMSGMRFMSMRRIMDMC; encoded by the exons ATGGGCAAg atcatCTTCTACGAGGACAGGAACTTCCAGGGCCGCTCCTATGAGTGCATGAGCGACTGCGCCGACATGTCCTCCTACCTGAGCAGGTGCCACTCCTGCAGGGTGGAGAGCGGCTGCTTCATGGTCTACGACCGCCCCAACTTCATGGGAAACCAGTACTTCATGAGGAGGGGCGAGTACGCTGACTACATGAGCATGATGGGAATGAGCGGTGGAATCAGGTCTTGCCGTATGATCCCCATG CACAGAGGCCAGTTCAGGATGAGGATCTATGAGAGGGAGAACTTCGGTGGTCAGATGCATGAGCTGATGGACGACTGCGACAACATCATGGACCGTTACCGTATGTCCGACTGCCAGTCCTGCCATGTGATGGACGGCCACTGGCTGATGTACGAGCAGCCCCACTACAGAGGCAGGATGATGTACCTGAGGCCTGGAGAGTACAGGAGCTTCAGGGACATGGGCATGAGCGGCATGAGGTTCATGAGCATGAGGCGTATCATGGACATGTGCTAA